The following are from one region of the Arachis duranensis cultivar V14167 chromosome 10, aradu.V14167.gnm2.J7QH, whole genome shotgun sequence genome:
- the LOC107469326 gene encoding staphylococcal-like nuclease CAN1: MENAGDYDSLESATTLDVSALAHDLLHFGVTSQVPERLSNHVVSPKTDQAKWYRKLLDACKEAKPLPTTSEEASTLVTHTLRKYQKADVEGLLAFYGLPQPQDEVKSPSITNGVKFEMHTLPVDAKEVEDGDGITVYVSTEDPRESPCVPPNVLTASLRRSEACALRNHAEADAFHKEIIDSGYRVLNIQNEEILARKYRIRLRGIDAPESSMRYGKVAKKELRNAVQGKSLRILVYGEDRYGRCVSDVYYNGIFVQELMLKKGLAWHYKAYDKREELKTWEREARERRVGLWALSNPEKPWDWRKDRREAEAKSIKFIKST, from the exons ATGGAAAATGCTGGCGACTATGACTCACTTGAGTCTGCCACCACCTTAGATGTATCAGCACTTGCTCATGATCTCCTTCACTTTGGTGTTACCTCTCAG GTCCCAGAAAGGTTAAGCAATCATGTTGTGTCCCCAAAAACAGATCAGGCTAAATG GTATAGAAAATTGTTAGATGCTTGCAAAGAAGCAAAACCTCTTCCCACCACATCTGAAGAAGCATCCACACTTGTCACTCACACCTTGAGGAAGTATCAAAAGGCAGATGTTGAG GGATTATTAGCATTCTATGGTCTTCCCCAACCACAAGATGAAGTCAAATCCCCTTCTATTACCAATGGAGTAAAATTTGAAATGCACACCTTGCCG GTTGACGCAAAAGAAGTGGAAGATGGTGATGGTATAACAGTTTATGTTAGCACAGAAGATCCCAGGGAATCACCATGTGTCCCTCCCAACGTGCTCACGGCATCATTGCGAAGATCGGAAGCCTGTGCTCTGAGGAACCATGCAGAGGCTGATGCATTCCATAAAGAGATTATCGATTCCGGATATAG ggttcttAATATTCAAAATGAGGAAATCCTGGCTAGAAAGTATCGAATTCGACTAAG GGGAATTGATGCACCGGAAAGTTCAATGCGATATGGAAAGGTAGCTAAAAAGGAACTAAGAAATGCTGTTCAAGGAAAATCTTTGAGGATCCTTGTTTATGGAGAAGATCGCTACGGTCGTTGTGTGAGTGATGTTTACTATAATGGAATTTTTGTGCAg GAATTGATGCTAAAGAAGGGTTTAGCTTGGCACTATAAAGCCTATGACAAACGAGAAGAGCTGAAAACA TGGGAAAGAGAAGCTAGAGAAAGGCGAGTTGGATTATGGGCTTTGTCAAATCCTGAGAAGCCATGGGATTGGAGAAAGGACAGAAGAGAAGCAGAAGCTAAAAGCATCAAATTTATCAAATCCACTTGA
- the LOC107469332 gene encoding copper transport protein ATX1 isoform X2 produces MANVVELKVGLHCDECIKKILKAIKKIEDIETYNVDTEMNKVTVTGNVTREEVIRVLHKIGKNAAVWEDDTQTNK; encoded by the exons atggCAAAT GTGGTGGAGTTGAAAGTTGGTTTGCACTGTGACGAGTGCATCAAGAAGATTCTCAAGGCCATCAAGAAAATTGAAG ATATTGAAACGTATAATGTGGACACGGAGATGAACAAGGTAACTGTTACGGGGAACGTTACAAGAGAAGAAGTGATCAGAGTTCTTCACAAGATTGGGAAGAATGCTGCTGTTTGGGAAGATGATACTCAAACCAACAAGTGA
- the LOC107469332 gene encoding copper transport protein ATX1 isoform X1, whose translation MANVVELKVGLHCDECIKKILKAIKKIEADIETYNVDTEMNKVTVTGNVTREEVIRVLHKIGKNAAVWEDDTQTNK comes from the exons atggCAAAT GTGGTGGAGTTGAAAGTTGGTTTGCACTGTGACGAGTGCATCAAGAAGATTCTCAAGGCCATCAAGAAAATTGAAG CAGATATTGAAACGTATAATGTGGACACGGAGATGAACAAGGTAACTGTTACGGGGAACGTTACAAGAGAAGAAGTGATCAGAGTTCTTCACAAGATTGGGAAGAATGCTGCTGTTTGGGAAGATGATACTCAAACCAACAAGTGA